Proteins found in one Fibrobacter sp. UWT2 genomic segment:
- a CDS encoding 6-carboxyhexanoate--CoA ligase has translation MEYYSLKMRASQQVGEGKQKHEQHISGAERIVGRDSVEAVCTAMVRRAMNHSKGDPDFINVKIEKVHENDIRILKALPVTRFDVDTWQEGLDKAFGLITPLMGSGCGLREKLQELLRVTFPMRGAMLYDISTGERLEPDHERGVRATYMDALHSSEVDGCKNHFNEAIVLATKVANAPGMVAEFCVSDDPNYVTGYVASKELGYVRIMKMKEMGDENGGRIFLFDSRKASAEECIEYLQKKKVLVDVSASHPGTK, from the coding sequence ATGGAATACTATAGCTTGAAAATGCGTGCCTCGCAGCAGGTGGGCGAAGGCAAACAGAAACACGAACAGCATATTTCCGGTGCCGAACGCATTGTGGGCCGGGACTCCGTAGAGGCAGTGTGTACGGCGATGGTACGCCGCGCCATGAATCATTCCAAGGGCGACCCGGATTTTATCAACGTGAAAATCGAAAAGGTTCACGAAAACGATATTCGGATTTTGAAGGCTTTGCCTGTAACGCGCTTTGATGTAGATACGTGGCAGGAAGGGCTGGACAAGGCTTTTGGACTGATCACTCCGCTGATGGGCTCTGGCTGCGGGCTCCGTGAAAAGTTGCAGGAACTCTTGCGGGTGACTTTCCCGATGCGTGGCGCGATGCTGTACGATATCTCGACGGGCGAACGCCTGGAACCAGACCACGAACGCGGAGTGCGTGCGACTTATATGGATGCTCTGCATTCGAGCGAAGTCGATGGCTGCAAGAATCACTTTAACGAAGCGATTGTGCTTGCGACCAAGGTGGCGAATGCTCCCGGAATGGTGGCGGAATTCTGCGTGAGCGATGACCCGAATTACGTGACGGGCTATGTCGCGAGCAAGGAACTCGGCTATGTGCGCATTATGAAGATGAAGGAAATGGGCGATGAAAACGGAGGCCGCATTTTCCTGTTTGATTCGCGCAAGGCTTCTGCCGAAGAATGCATCGAGTACTTGCAGAAGAAAAAGGTATTAGTGGATGTCTCCGCAAGTCATCCTGGAACGAAGTGA
- the bioF gene encoding 8-amino-7-oxononanoate synthase, producing MRLMETPESSRVKIRMPNGVSQEQVLLASNSYLDLANIDELKQAMAQAVLEWGTGSGGARLTTGNKTPHQELEEFIVKFKGEESAITFNTGYMANIGTISALCGKNDFIFSDELNHASIIDGIRLSRAKCFVYKHNDMADLRRVIQEADKSRTGESALPVPRKLIVTDAVFSMDGDLANLPELLRIAKETDCLLMIDEAHATGVLGKTGRGLAEHYGCAHADVTVGTLSKAVAAEGGFVAGKQQLIDFLRNKSRSFIFTTAMAPAVAAAACNNLRYIDTHPERVQNLRDNVKFFCDALQREGVNVELSPSAIVPIVIGDEAKAMQISAKLQEQGILIPAIRYPTVAKGQARLRASLMATHTREQLQTAASIIAQAVKEGV from the coding sequence ATGCGCTTGATGGAAACGCCTGAATCGTCGCGTGTGAAGATCCGTATGCCCAATGGCGTTTCGCAGGAACAGGTTCTGCTTGCGTCTAATTCTTATCTGGACCTCGCGAACATCGATGAACTCAAGCAGGCGATGGCCCAGGCTGTTTTGGAGTGGGGGACTGGTAGCGGTGGGGCTCGGCTTACGACGGGCAACAAGACTCCGCATCAGGAATTGGAAGAGTTTATCGTAAAATTTAAGGGCGAAGAATCCGCTATCACGTTCAATACGGGCTATATGGCGAACATCGGCACGATTTCGGCTTTGTGCGGCAAGAACGACTTTATCTTTAGCGATGAACTGAATCACGCCAGCATTATCGATGGTATTCGCCTTTCCCGCGCCAAGTGCTTTGTCTATAAGCACAACGATATGGCGGATTTGCGGCGTGTGATTCAAGAAGCGGATAAGTCTAGAACGGGCGAGTCTGCGTTGCCGGTTCCTCGTAAGCTCATCGTGACCGATGCAGTATTCAGCATGGACGGCGACCTCGCGAATCTGCCGGAACTTCTGCGCATCGCGAAAGAAACGGATTGCCTCTTAATGATCGATGAAGCTCACGCCACGGGCGTGCTCGGCAAGACCGGGCGCGGGCTTGCCGAACACTACGGCTGTGCTCACGCCGATGTAACCGTCGGGACTTTGAGCAAAGCCGTCGCCGCCGAAGGCGGCTTCGTGGCGGGTAAGCAGCAACTGATTGATTTTCTCCGCAACAAGTCTCGCAGCTTTATCTTTACGACGGCGATGGCTCCTGCTGTTGCCGCGGCAGCCTGCAATAACTTGCGCTACATCGATACGCATCCTGAACGCGTACAAAATCTGCGTGATAACGTGAAATTTTTCTGCGATGCCTTGCAACGCGAGGGCGTGAACGTTGAACTGTCTCCTTCGGCGATTGTTCCGATTGTCATCGGCGACGAAGCGAAGGCGATGCAGATTTCTGCGAAGCTTCAGGAACAGGGAATCCTGATTCCTGCGATTCGCTATCCGACGGTCGCCAAGGGGCAGGCCCGCTTGCGCGCAAGCCTGATGGCAACACATACGCGAGAACAACTTCAAACCGCTGCGTCCATAATTGCGCAGGCGGTAAAAGAGGGTGTATGA
- the bioD gene encoding dethiobiotin synthase, which translates to MNKGYFVTATGTDVGKTFVTALLVKKWRDSGIDAGYYKAALSGAEFRDGKWVAGDADYVKRIANLPDTQEQLVSYVYKEAVSPHLAARKEGNPVELAKVKADFETACARHEFIFAEGSGGIICPIRYDGQKIFLEDIIKTVNLPILVVTTAALGSINACVLTVEYARSRGLDIRGLIVNRYGSSGNLEMEDDNIRMMQDLTGLEILAKIKDGDTDLGVQPF; encoded by the coding sequence ATGAATAAGGGATATTTCGTTACAGCAACAGGGACCGATGTCGGTAAAACTTTTGTGACCGCCCTTCTCGTTAAAAAGTGGCGTGATTCTGGTATCGATGCGGGCTATTACAAGGCCGCCCTCAGTGGCGCTGAATTCCGCGACGGCAAATGGGTCGCCGGTGACGCCGATTACGTGAAACGCATTGCGAATCTTCCCGATACGCAGGAACAGCTCGTGAGCTATGTCTATAAAGAAGCGGTCTCTCCGCATCTCGCTGCCCGCAAAGAGGGAAATCCCGTGGAATTGGCGAAAGTCAAAGCCGATTTTGAAACTGCCTGCGCTCGCCACGAGTTCATTTTTGCCGAAGGTAGCGGGGGAATCATTTGCCCCATCCGCTATGATGGCCAAAAGATTTTCCTCGAAGACATAATCAAGACCGTGAATCTCCCGATTCTCGTAGTGACGACGGCGGCGCTCGGCTCCATTAACGCCTGCGTGCTCACGGTAGAATATGCTCGTAGCCGCGGCCTAGACATCCGCGGGCTCATCGTGAATCGCTACGGCTCTAGTGGCAACCTGGAAATGGAAGATGACAATATCCGCATGATGCAGGATTTGACGGGCCTCGAAATCCTAGCAAAAATAAAAGACGGCGACACCGACCTAGGCGTGCAACCGTTTTAA
- a CDS encoding GNAT family N-acetyltransferase codes for MLKIEQYNTKYINDAIEIWNDIVEDGIAFPQMDLLDPQTGDAFFKSQSFTGIAIDVDSGEVVGLYILHPNNVGRCGHISNASYAVKKNKRGQHIGEFLVKDCLAKAKEIGFRILQFNAVVATNTSALKLYKKLGFTQLGVIPKGFLLKDGNYEDIIPHYIEL; via the coding sequence ATGCTTAAAATTGAACAATATAATACAAAGTATATCAACGACGCGATTGAAATCTGGAACGACATTGTCGAAGACGGCATCGCGTTTCCGCAAATGGATTTGCTTGACCCGCAGACGGGAGACGCCTTTTTCAAGTCGCAGTCATTCACGGGCATCGCTATCGATGTGGACTCCGGCGAAGTGGTCGGGCTCTACATTCTCCACCCGAACAATGTCGGGCGATGCGGGCACATTTCAAACGCAAGTTACGCCGTCAAGAAGAACAAGCGCGGCCAGCACATCGGTGAATTTCTCGTGAAGGATTGCCTCGCGAAGGCAAAGGAAATCGGCTTCAGGATTTTGCAATTCAACGCCGTCGTCGCGACGAATACGTCAGCACTCAAGCTATACAAGAAGCTCGGCTTTACCCAACTCGGCGTGATCCCCAAGGGTTTCCTACTCAAGGATGGGAACTACGAGGACATTATCCCGCATTATATCGAACTTTAA
- a CDS encoding LysR family transcriptional regulator, with product MELRVLRYFLEAARLGNVSRAADNLCVTQPTVSRQLKELEEELGEKLFERTNYAIRLTPAGELLRERAEDILSMADRTVQDFKSLKEDEVVGEIAIACAESRNVNFLSKCIGILQDDYPKIKYNLYSGDSERALEKLDKGIFDFAVVVDNVDLEKYNCLAVRSVDRWGVVMRRDDPLAKRDFIEPKDLLDKPLLASRQAMVADLPKWFGDDISRLNVIVGLDLSYNGSVLAKEGTGYLLTFDGLVDTSRSSRLCFRPLMPELTTNMYIIWRRGQQFTRAGELFLDTLRHVLGE from the coding sequence ATGGAACTTCGAGTTTTGCGGTATTTTCTGGAGGCGGCGCGGTTGGGGAATGTCTCGCGCGCGGCGGATAATCTTTGCGTGACGCAGCCGACGGTAAGTCGCCAGCTCAAGGAGTTGGAGGAGGAACTGGGCGAGAAGCTTTTCGAGCGCACGAACTACGCGATTCGGCTGACGCCTGCGGGGGAACTCTTGCGGGAGCGTGCAGAGGACATCCTTTCGATGGCGGACAGGACGGTGCAGGATTTCAAGTCGCTGAAGGAAGACGAGGTGGTGGGTGAAATCGCCATTGCCTGCGCGGAATCGCGGAACGTGAATTTTCTTTCGAAGTGCATCGGGATTCTCCAGGACGACTATCCGAAGATTAAGTACAACTTATATTCGGGCGACAGCGAGCGCGCCCTGGAAAAGCTGGACAAGGGCATTTTCGATTTCGCGGTGGTTGTAGATAACGTTGATTTGGAAAAGTACAACTGCCTTGCGGTGCGTTCGGTGGACCGCTGGGGCGTGGTGATGCGCCGCGACGATCCTTTGGCCAAGCGGGATTTTATTGAGCCGAAGGACTTGCTCGACAAGCCGCTGTTGGCGTCGCGCCAGGCGATGGTGGCGGATTTGCCGAAATGGTTCGGCGACGATATTTCGAGGCTGAACGTGATTGTGGGGCTGGATCTTTCGTACAACGGTTCGGTGCTTGCCAAAGAGGGCACGGGCTACCTGCTCACTTTCGACGGCCTGGTGGATACGAGCCGCAGTTCGCGCCTGTGTTTCAGGCCGCTCATGCCCGAGCTCACCACCAACATGTACATCATTTGGCGGCGGGGCCAGCAGTTCACGCGGGCGGGCGAACTTTTCCTCGACACGCTCCGGCACGTGCTGGGGGAATAA
- a CDS encoding flavodoxin family protein yields the protein MKKVLVLSSSLRKGSNSETLAQEFAKGAAEAGNKVDFESLRGKKIGFCMGCLACQKKGKCVIKDDAPAITKKMESADVIVFATPIYYYEMSGQLKTMLDRANSLYSSDYKFREIYLLTSAADTDAKAMNIAKRGIGGWIACFDGVKLKGALCATGAESAGDVKKNSALLKKAFAMGKKA from the coding sequence ATGAAAAAAGTATTGGTCTTGTCCAGCAGCTTGCGCAAGGGAAGCAACTCCGAAACCCTGGCGCAGGAGTTCGCGAAGGGTGCCGCCGAGGCGGGCAACAAGGTGGATTTCGAATCGTTGCGCGGCAAGAAGATCGGCTTTTGCATGGGCTGCCTCGCTTGCCAGAAGAAGGGCAAGTGCGTCATCAAGGACGACGCTCCCGCCATCACCAAGAAGATGGAATCGGCTGATGTCATCGTGTTCGCGACGCCGATTTACTATTACGAGATGAGCGGCCAGCTCAAGACGATGCTCGACCGCGCAAATTCCCTCTATTCCAGCGATTACAAGTTCCGCGAGATTTACCTGCTCACGTCTGCCGCCGACACCGACGCGAAGGCCATGAACATCGCGAAGCGCGGCATTGGCGGATGGATTGCCTGTTTTGACGGCGTGAAGCTCAAGGGCGCCCTCTGCGCCACGGGTGCCGAAAGCGCAGGCGATGTCAAGAAGAATTCCGCGCTCCTGAAAAAAGCGTTCGCCATGGGAAAGAAAGCTTAA
- a CDS encoding alpha/beta hydrolase, translated as MKSKFFKAAFAVVSACTLMACCPEKENNAAHDAAKTAAPATEAAQQTKDENMNKLTLTAEWDKVFSKSDKVEHSKVTFKNHFGIELAADMFVPMDTSLKVNGKFPAIAVSGPFGAVKEQSSGLYAQQMAERGFLTIAFDPSFTGESGGEPRYMNSPDINTEDFMASVDFLSTRDDVDPERIGIIGICGWGGMAINAAGIDTRVKATVASTMYDMSRVTANGYFDSANNADARNEARKALMAQRTKDFKNGTYDLAGGVVDPLPADAPYFVKDYYAYYKTPRGYHKRSLNSNKGWAASAGTSLMNTKLLAYADEIRNPVLIIHGEKAHSRYFGEGAFEKMTGKKANVPAKLDATKNWSKTVGNKELLVIPGASHVDLYDNLEKIPFEKLNEFFKTNLK; from the coding sequence ATGAAATCCAAATTCTTTAAAGCGGCGTTTGCCGTGGTTTCCGCATGCACCCTGATGGCATGCTGCCCCGAAAAAGAAAACAACGCCGCGCATGATGCGGCCAAAACCGCCGCACCGGCAACAGAAGCGGCACAACAGACAAAGGACGAAAATATGAACAAGCTCACGCTCACCGCCGAATGGGACAAGGTTTTCTCCAAGAGCGACAAGGTCGAACATTCCAAGGTCACTTTCAAGAACCACTTTGGCATTGAACTCGCCGCCGACATGTTCGTGCCCATGGACACGAGCCTCAAGGTGAACGGCAAGTTCCCGGCGATTGCAGTCTCGGGCCCGTTCGGAGCCGTCAAGGAACAGTCCAGCGGCCTTTACGCCCAACAGATGGCGGAACGCGGATTCCTGACCATCGCATTCGACCCGAGCTTCACTGGCGAATCGGGCGGCGAGCCGCGCTACATGAACAGCCCGGACATCAACACCGAAGACTTCATGGCGTCCGTGGATTTCCTCTCGACTCGAGACGACGTTGACCCGGAACGCATCGGCATCATCGGCATTTGCGGCTGGGGCGGCATGGCGATTAACGCCGCCGGCATTGACACCCGCGTAAAGGCGACGGTTGCTTCGACCATGTACGACATGAGCCGCGTGACCGCAAACGGCTACTTCGATTCCGCCAACAACGCCGATGCCCGTAACGAAGCCCGCAAGGCTTTGATGGCCCAGCGCACCAAGGATTTCAAGAACGGCACATACGACCTGGCCGGCGGCGTGGTGGACCCGCTCCCGGCCGACGCTCCTTACTTTGTCAAGGATTACTACGCCTACTACAAGACTCCGCGCGGCTACCACAAGCGCTCCCTCAACAGCAACAAGGGTTGGGCCGCCTCCGCAGGCACCTCGCTCATGAACACGAAACTCCTCGCATATGCCGACGAAATCCGTAACCCGGTGCTCATCATCCACGGCGAAAAGGCCCATAGCCGCTACTTCGGCGAAGGCGCGTTCGAAAAGATGACCGGCAAGAAGGCGAACGTCCCCGCAAAACTCGACGCCACCAAGAACTGGAGCAAGACCGTCGGCAACAAGGAACTCCTCGTCATCCCCGGAGCCTCCCACGTGGACCTCTACGACAACCTGGAAAAAATCCCCTTCGAAAAGCTGAACGAATTCTTCAAGACGAACTTGAAGTAA
- a CDS encoding Bcr/CflA family efflux MFS transporter → MSGKQKFTFLMLLLGLLSAFGPFVTDLYLPALPSLADYFAASPSMAQLSLTMSMLGLSVGQLFVGPLSDKYGRKKLLLVCLLLFVCGTVACIVAPNIVTFNVFRLLQGMAASGGIVIARSISADSYRGPVLTKFLAMVSAVNGVAPIIAPVLGGFLLNFMSWKGTFAVLLLYGALLLFMLGKFQESLPAKRRSKKSVFASFSLYAKVFKNRAYVSYFLVCTFPMIILFGYIASSPFIYQKIYGLSPVGFSLCFALNAVFTAIGCALSGKVGNEFKALKIAGTGMFVFAIAVAAALMTHALLPLLQVAFMGLTFMFGMSQPPASALALNAERANAGTAAAAIGASGFLMGGIVSPLVGMGDIATSVSIVLVVGAVLTLVSVLAIGSLCAKGIVSHSK, encoded by the coding sequence ATGAGCGGAAAACAGAAATTCACTTTCCTTATGCTGCTGCTTGGACTGCTTTCGGCATTTGGCCCCTTCGTGACAGACCTTTACTTGCCGGCCCTGCCGAGCCTTGCCGATTACTTTGCGGCAAGCCCATCGATGGCGCAACTGAGCCTCACCATGAGCATGCTCGGGCTTTCGGTGGGGCAACTCTTTGTAGGCCCGCTGAGCGACAAGTACGGCCGCAAAAAGTTGTTGCTAGTTTGTCTGTTGCTTTTTGTTTGCGGGACTGTCGCCTGCATTGTCGCACCGAACATCGTAACCTTCAACGTGTTTCGTTTGTTGCAGGGCATGGCGGCGTCCGGCGGCATCGTGATAGCGCGTTCCATTTCGGCGGATTCCTACCGTGGTCCCGTCCTCACCAAGTTCCTTGCCATGGTGAGCGCGGTGAACGGGGTCGCTCCGATTATAGCCCCGGTGCTAGGCGGATTCTTGCTGAATTTCATGAGCTGGAAGGGAACTTTCGCTGTGTTACTCCTGTATGGGGCTCTGCTGCTCTTTATGTTAGGGAAATTCCAGGAATCGCTCCCGGCAAAACGACGCAGCAAAAAATCTGTCTTTGCGAGCTTTAGCTTGTATGCAAAAGTATTCAAGAACCGCGCCTACGTATCGTATTTCTTGGTATGCACATTCCCGATGATTATCTTGTTCGGGTATATCGCGTCTTCGCCGTTTATCTACCAAAAAATCTACGGCCTTTCGCCTGTCGGCTTTAGTCTGTGCTTTGCGCTGAACGCCGTTTTCACGGCCATCGGTTGCGCGTTGTCGGGTAAAGTCGGCAACGAATTCAAGGCCCTTAAAATCGCGGGTACGGGAATGTTCGTTTTCGCAATTGCTGTTGCTGCCGCACTCATGACGCACGCTTTACTCCCGCTTCTGCAGGTCGCCTTCATGGGGCTTACGTTCATGTTCGGCATGAGTCAGCCCCCGGCAAGCGCATTGGCATTGAATGCGGAACGCGCAAATGCAGGCACCGCAGCCGCGGCCATCGGGGCATCGGGCTTCTTGATGGGCGGAATCGTCTCTCCGCTGGTCGGCATGGGCGACATTGCCACAAGTGTTTCGATCGTCCTAGTTGTGGGTGCCGTTTTGACGCTTGTTTCGGTTCTCGCCATCGGTTCACTATGCGCAAAAGGCATAGTGAGTCATAGCAAATAA
- a CDS encoding cyclophilin-like fold protein, with protein MRNIVLIALFFLVACSDAANHSTQPETQTPKSSANSSAQTEAPVKLKIHVNDTTFTATLEENSSAEAFAEFLMQGDMTLDMHDYGSFEKVADLPRSFPRNDKQIDTDAGDIILYQGNSITIYYDKNSWNFTRLARIDNVNKKRLQQILGKGNVKATFSVE; from the coding sequence ATGCGAAACATTGTCCTTATAGCGTTGTTCTTTCTGGTGGCTTGCAGCGATGCCGCGAACCATTCAACACAACCTGAAACCCAGACGCCGAAATCGTCCGCCAATTCATCCGCTCAAACGGAGGCTCCCGTGAAACTCAAGATCCATGTGAACGATACCACCTTCACGGCAACGCTCGAAGAAAATTCCTCGGCCGAGGCCTTCGCCGAATTTCTCATGCAGGGCGACATGACGCTCGACATGCACGACTACGGCAGTTTCGAGAAGGTGGCCGACCTGCCGCGCAGTTTCCCGCGTAACGACAAGCAAATCGACACCGATGCAGGCGACATCATCCTTTACCAGGGCAATTCCATCACCATCTACTACGACAAGAATTCCTGGAACTTCACCCGCCTGGCCCGTATTGACAACGTGAACAAGAAACGCCTCCAGCAGATCCTCGGCAAAGGGAACGTGAAGGCGACATTCTCGGTGGAATAA